The following are encoded together in the Sparus aurata chromosome 1, fSpaAur1.1, whole genome shotgun sequence genome:
- the ptpn9b gene encoding tyrosine-protein phosphatase non-receptor type 9, whose product MAEALTTQEQLAVEEFLCEVRSREQPHSAGLVSQPTAVKFLMARKFDVSRAIELFQAYKNTRIKEGIIDINPDEEPLRSELLSGKFTVLPGRDAKGAALALFTARLHRPDVTTHKAVLQAIIYQLDKAIESLQTQRDGLIFIYDMTNSSYGNFDYELCVKILNLLKGAFPARLKCVFIVSSPLWFRAPFAVLRLFVREKLRERVCTVKAHELASHIPVSSLPEHLGGTSQYSHVAWIQSCVNIHTNTVQGDTQEHDTHDCVGSLLRSYSLECSNTSADATLSHTHINTQLGPELAVANSNCYDDSNANPHNHCGVVEGRTQGPGQYQQSPAANRPQGNHQHWNGSAVSGATLAVSGSSPNANMNGCGRQAPPQSDTPPDTPLSHKGDEDAVDDTATDSTQNEGVKEEYEEDGEEEEEGVPPLPQKSLPRPPHQPSSQSPPLSSSWGPDDEDRYMEVSVHMPEQGGMTVHGLVEHVKRQKKKGIYQEYEEIRKEPPAGTFDYSKKLSNQIKNRYSDVLCLDQSRVRLCQLCDDEDETTDYINASFMDGYKRGNAYIATQGPLPKTFGDFWRMVWEQMVLIIVMTTRVVERGRVKCGQYWPLEEGRTEQHGYFLVRNTHIQVFQDFKLSHLELYNTQSGETREVCHYLYVSWPDFGVPKSASAMLDFREHVLQRREAAVQSLGSSWTGPPGGPPVVVHCSAGIGRTGTFCTLDICLSRLEDIGTVDVRQTVRRMRTQRAFSIQTWDQYYFCYTAVIEYAQRNGKLSPVQWSDSDLETDSE is encoded by the exons ATGGCGGAAGCCCTGACAACTCAGGAGCAGCTG GCTGTGGAGGAGTTCCTTTGTGAGGTGCGTAGCAGGGAGCAGCCACACAGTGCTGGGCTCGTGTCCCAACCTACAGCTGTAAAGTTTCTTATGGCCCGCAAGTTTGATGTCTCCAGAGCCATCGAACTCTTCCAAGCATACAAG AACACAAGAATCAAAGAGGGTATCATCGATATCAACCCTGACGAGGAGCCCCTACGCTCTGAGCTGCTGAGTGGCAAATTTACAGTCCTG CCTGGCCGTGATGCAAAAGGTGCTGCTCTGGCACTCTTCACTGCTCGCCTCCATCGGCCAGATGTCACCACCCACAAAGCTGTGCTGCAGGCCATCATCTATCAGCTGGACAAAGCCATAGAGAG TTTACAAACTCAAAGAGATGGACTCATATTTATCTACGACATGACCAACTCCAGCTATGGCAATTTTGACTATGAGCTCTGTGTCAAGATCCTCAATTTGCTGAAG GGCGCGTTTCCAGCTCGTCTAAAATGTGTCTTCATTGTGTCGTCGCCTCTCTGGTTTCGGGCCCCCTTTGCGGTTCTCCGCCTATTTGTGCGTGAGAAGCTAAGAGAAAGG GTGTGCACAGTGAAAGCTCATGAGCTTGCCAGTCACATCCCGGTCTCTTCCCTCCCTGAACACCTGGGTGGGACATCCCAGTATAGCCATGTGGCTTGGATCCAGTCCTGTgttaacatacacacaaacactgttcagGGTGACACACAAGAACATGACACACACGACTGTGTGGGAAGCCTCCTGCGCTCATACAGCTTGGAGTGCAGCAACACAAGTGCAGACGCTACACTGTCCCACacccacataaacacacagttagGGCCTGAGCTAGCTGTGGCTAACTCTAACTGCTACGATGATAGCAATGCTAACCCACACAACCACTGCGGTGTGGTGGAGGGCAGGACTCAAGGCCCAGGACAGTACCAGCAAAGCCCTGCTGCAAACAGGCCGCAGGGGAACCACCAACACTGGAACGGCTCAGCAGTGAGCGGGGCCACCCTGGCTGTGAGTGGCTCTAGCCCCAATGCTAACATGAACGGTTGTGGCCGCCAAGCTCCTCCCCAGTCAGACACACCCCCTGACACACCGCTTTCCCATAAAGGTGACGAGGATGCGGTGGACGACACTGCAACAGACTCCACCCAGAATGAGGGTGTAAAAGAGGAGTACGAGGAGGatggtgaggaagaggaggaaggggtgCCTCCGTTGCCCCAAAAGTCTTTGCCTCGCCCCCCTCACCAGCCATCCTCCCAGTCTCCGCCCCTTTCTTCATCGTGGGGTCCTGACGATGAGGACCGCTACATGGAGGTCTCGGTTCATATGCCAGAGCAGGGAGGCATGACAGTGCACGGCCTGGTGGAGCACGTaaagaggcagaagaagaaggggatCTATCAGGAGTATGAGGAGATCCGCAAGGAGCCACCAGCAGGCACCTTTGACTACTCCAA AAAACTGTCCAATCAGATAAAGAACAGGTACAGTGATGTTCTCTGTCTGGATCAGTCACGAGTGCGACTCTGCCAGCTCTGTGACGACGAGGATGAG ACAACAGATTACATTAATGCCAGTTTCATGGATGGGTACAAGAGGGGCAACGCTTACATCGCAACTCAGG GTCCTTTGCCAAAAACGTTTGGTGACTTCTGGCGCATGGTGTGGGAACAGATGGTACTTATCATTGTCATGACCACCAG GGTGGTAGAACGCGGGCGTGTTAAGTGTGGTCAGTACTGGCCTCTTGAGGAGGGCAGGACTGAGCAGCATGGATACTTCTTGgtcaggaacacacacatccaggtgtttcaggactttaaactctccCATCTCGAACTTTACAACACACAG TCAGGAGAGACGAGGGAGGTGTGCCACTACCTCTATGTCAGCTGGCCAGACTTTGGAGTGCCCAAAAGTGCTTCAGCCATGCTGGACTTTCGTGAGCATGTACTTCAGAGGAGGGAGGCTGCAGTCCAAAGCCTGGGCTCCAGTTGGACGGGGCCTCCAGGGGGCCCCCCTGTGGTTGTGCACTGCAGTGCCGGTATTGGCCGCACAG